The DNA region CAATGCTTCGTCCAGCGATGCAAACCTGCCGTCATTGATTGTTGTGCTAATAAAACCTTTCAAAGTAGCCCGATTCATTTTGAATACCAAAGATGCGAGAAAGGTTGTATTGAGTCGCCCCTGCGCAAGTAAATAATCTGCCACAAAAATAATATCTGACTGTTTTCTCAACTTCCGTATATACTGGTTTACTGCTTTCACTTCTGACCCAAGTAACGAATGACAGGCAGTTATaggttgattttgattgcTAGATTTTCCCAGTGGTTGCAACACAGAGGTCAATTCGCGCAATATTCTTTGATAatggtctttttcaaaactTTCAATATACCTGACCGTTGTCAACTTGTCTTCTACATGTTGATCTATAGCCCGTTTGTGGATTGGTTTTTCGAGCAAATCCATCAAGTCACTGACCAAGGATCTGGGCTGCTTTTGCCCAAGTAGAATCTCCTTTTGATTCACCTTTAGTGTATAATACATGCGACCAACCTTACGGTACCCTGTCAAGAGATGAAAATCTTGCATTAAATCTAGTGACGGCCTAAACCACTTGATCATTCCATACAATAAACACATTTTTCATTAGGTGAATAAGTTCTGGGCAGGGTAACTAAAAAAGATTTAATTGTCGATTCCTTGAAAGTCGTGTAGCAACAACTTTGCAAAACGAGGGGTTTGATCGCTAACAGATTCAATCAAATTAACTTAGAGAGAATTGTCGTGTCACCATTACGTAATCAACTTAAACACTTTCGGTAAGATACTAGTTACCCGCTTTCTGCTTAGCATTAGCTTACGTATACATCCTCAATTTGCGCATCAGTGAAGGGCGTAGCAAACAGTCGAATATACTGTGACGGGCCTTTGTTTGAGCCTTTCTTAGATTTATTTCTCCGTCCCGTGTCAGTATTACTGTCGCAATTGTTCCCTAGTATCTTTCTACCCGTCTCGATATTCTTGAATCGCATCCTATTATAAGGtgatttttcaaatttgatgATCGGCTTGGTTTGATTATTCACCTTGAAATCCATCAGATATACTTTGGGGTCATGTGCATCATTTATCAATTTTTCCTGTCCCTCAATATCAGATCTTGAGAGGATCTGAACGCCTGCGCTACCGCTGCCGGCAAGTATATTTCGTAGAAACTGGGTTGATAGCTGATCTTCCTTTGATTCCAAATATTTAAAATAGCGATCAAACTTTTGAGTTCTTTTGCTCCATACCTACTTGTTAGTTGCCCATCAGAAGTACTCACAATGGAGGCTATTTTGGAAATTGACCGAAAATCCAGTTGGCCGCTCTCTCTTTTTAATATTCCATTGACAACCCCCCTTGTAATCAGAAATCTATTCTTAGGTTTTCCGATAGCTCTTTTAGCCTTTCTCTCCATTTGACTATGATATTTTCGTTATGGACTTGGACTTTTGAAGATTCACCTTTGATCTCTAAAGCTTAGATTGTAATATATAGCGACTTGAAACCTCTATTAGGCGCAGAGGCAACCAGGGAAATGGTTGCAGGAGTGAAACATTTTTATACCCGTATCTGCCAAAAAATGATACGCCCACATAAAATCCTTACTAGCTACCCTGTCGCGAAAGATAATTAATGCTTATAGAGTCATGGGGTCTGGTTTGCTATTAAACTCACTTCTTTTACTGCATGATATGACTACCAGCCTGATAGGCAACAAGAACGAACCTTCTTTAGATAGTCAAAGGAGAGAAGGGAACCTTGCTTCCGAGAATTGCGTGTTTGCCAGAGACATTAGAAAAGAGGGCGTGAAGGTCTTGGAGGATTCTCTGAGATCTGAGAGAAACGCTTTGCTTGCTATCGGTGCGGGAGGTGCAGTAGACCGGGTTGAGCGACACTATAGGAGGCTGTTGGATGGCTGGGAGGCGGCTATCATGGAGATACGCTCCAACGACAAATACGAAAGTCTGTGGCGTGGGTTTGCTATTGAGAAAGCTGAAGTGGAGACGGAAATGAGGAAGGTGGAAAAACAATGGCCAGGAGAACTGGACGTCTACAAAGAGTGTTTTGTTTCAGAGTGCTTTGAtaagaaaaagagaagacATATACCAGAATCGAGCaaagagcttttggaaaaggcATTCAAAGTGAAACGATTCCCCAATTCGAAGGAAAGGGAGAGGATAGCAAGGGAATGCGGGATTAGCCCACTTCAGGTCCGGGTGTGGTTTACCAACAAGCGAGCCAGGAGCAAGTCGAGAGCATAGGATTGAAGCATTCTAGGATTCTTCATCTCTGTAGCTGAATTTTCTAATTTCACCCAACCGTTTCCTAGCGTGAGAAAGTGCGCTTTCGAGTTTGAGTATCTCAACCTGCTGTTCGAGCTCAGCTGTTCTGTTCTCGTGGGCGGTGAGTTGCGAGTAATCAACCGTTTTATTGCTTTCGTCGGAGAGCAAAAGACTCCTAACCTTGGTGACTAACATTTTGCAGGAAGATGTGACTTTCCTTGATGCTTCCTCCAAATTTAAATGGCTTTGTGACATTAGATCGGACTTAACACGGGAAGATGAGACTAGCTGTGCAGTGGCCGATGCAACTTCGTTAGATGCGACAATCAGCTCCTCACTTGAGTTTGTTCCGGCTAAAACGCCGTCTGCCATTCTAATGAGTATACCAGTTGCGTAAGCAACTtgtttggaggcagatATAAGACCTTCGGTCCAGCGATTATTCTTCTTGTAGAATAAAGCTCTGGACATGGACCCCCTTCCACGAGATACGATTTCCTCCTGTGCATCTATGCAAGCTTCCAACAGCAACTTGACAGCATTTATGATAGCACTAGCGCAAGAAATGATTGCTTCGTTCACCTCGAGGGAACCATCCTCCTGGacctccagcttgtgtcGGGTTGACATTGACTCAAGTAGGCCAGCTGCCTTCTCAACTGCTGCTTGTGTGTTTGCAAGCTCCTTGTCTAAGAAGTAGCCAAGTTCGTCGGAGGAGACTGGGGTTTTCCTACCGGGGTCCCTGAATACTTCGACGACCTGCATCAAGCTTTGAATAACTTCTTGTACATTGATGTTGCCAGTGATGACTCTGTCGGTCCTTTCAtgaatttccagcttcaacaAATGGTTGCTAAGCATCGACTCGAAAAATAGCTCAACCATATGAGCAAGGTCTTTTGAGCCCTCGACCAGAATT from Ogataea parapolymorpha DL-1 chromosome V, whole genome shotgun sequence includes:
- a CDS encoding Transmembrane actin-binding protein involved in membrane cytoskeleton assembly and cell polarization, with the protein product MLRTQLRDMETKLKSLEETHSQNLASLFSQHSKEIEEIKASASELKEGGLNEEAQQEVQMLQQAMDDTMQELAEQHQAIEKEAETRVLRLIDTLLKVSSDRLREFVFNLESPVYSNTDIPTAEYLGTMLERVSHLSTQFSTTMTDYIADNMKGESESGLIKAIIELTDSIGNLFSNVKAVLRDRKDDVQEILVEGSKDLAHMVELFFESMLSNHLLKLEIHERTDRVITGNINVQEVIQSLMQVVEVFRDPGRKTPVSSDELGYFLDKELANTQAAVEKAAGLLESMSTRHKLEVQEDGSLEVNEAIISCASAIINAVKLLLEACIDAQEEIVSRGRGSMSRALFYKKNNRWTEGLISASKQVAYATGILIRMADGVLAGTNSSEELIVASNEVASATAQLVSSSRVKSDLMSQSHLNLEEASRKVTSSCKMLVTKVRSLLLSDESNKTVDYSQLTAHENRTAELEQQVEILKLESALSHARKRLGEIRKFSYRDEES
- a CDS encoding Mating-type protein A1; amino-acid sequence: MTTSLIGNKNEPSLDSQRREGNLASENCVFARDIRKEGVKVLEDSLRSERNALLAIGAGGAVDRVERHYRRLLDGWEAAIMEIRSNDKYESLWRGFAIEKAEVETEMRKVEKQWPGELDVYKECFVSECFDKKKRRHIPESSKELLEKAFKVKRFPNSKERERIARECGISPLQVRVWFTNKRARSKSRA